A DNA window from Streptomyces asoensis contains the following coding sequences:
- a CDS encoding ABC transporter permease: MSHSTVPRSTTEEGTPEQLPVTSHDTTGPREGRRAGRLSPRLRFRRDRVLILMTLPAVLLVLVFNYLPILGNIVAFQDYDPYISDNGIVSILNSPFVGLENFQRIFEASAFWQAVQNTLVLFFIQIVVFFPVTILLALLINSVVRPRVRAVAQAVLYLPHFFSWVLVIAVFQQMFGGAGMLSQLLRQHGHDGLDIMTDPHTFAFLITAQSVWKDAGWGIIVFLAALASVPQDHYEAAAMDGAGRWGRMWHVTLPALRPVIALLLVLRVGDALTVGFEQILLQRDAVGPDAGEVLDTFVWWNGVRNQDFGYAAAAGLIKGVVSIGLVLTANKVAHLMGEQGVYKK; the protein is encoded by the coding sequence GTGTCCCACAGCACGGTGCCCCGGAGCACCACCGAGGAAGGCACGCCGGAGCAGCTCCCGGTGACGTCCCACGACACCACCGGGCCCCGGGAGGGGCGACGCGCGGGACGGCTGAGCCCGCGCCTCAGGTTCCGCCGCGACCGCGTCCTGATCCTGATGACCCTGCCGGCCGTCCTGCTGGTCCTGGTCTTCAACTACCTGCCGATCCTGGGCAACATCGTCGCCTTCCAGGACTACGACCCCTACATCAGCGACAACGGCATCGTCTCGATCCTGAACAGCCCCTTCGTGGGCCTGGAGAACTTCCAGCGGATCTTCGAGGCGTCGGCCTTCTGGCAGGCCGTGCAGAACACCCTGGTGCTGTTCTTCATCCAGATCGTGGTGTTCTTCCCGGTCACCATCCTGCTCGCGCTGCTCATCAACAGCGTGGTCAGGCCGCGGGTGCGGGCGGTCGCGCAGGCCGTGCTCTACCTGCCGCACTTCTTCTCCTGGGTGCTGGTCATCGCCGTCTTCCAGCAGATGTTCGGCGGCGCGGGCATGCTCTCCCAGCTGCTGCGTCAGCACGGGCACGACGGGCTCGACATCATGACCGACCCCCACACCTTCGCCTTCCTGATCACCGCCCAGAGCGTCTGGAAGGACGCCGGCTGGGGGATCATCGTCTTCCTCGCCGCGCTCGCCTCGGTCCCGCAGGACCACTACGAGGCCGCCGCGATGGACGGCGCCGGACGCTGGGGCCGGATGTGGCACGTCACGCTCCCCGCCCTGCGGCCGGTGATCGCGCTGCTCCTGGTGCTGCGCGTCGGGGACGCGCTGACCGTCGGTTTCGAACAGATCCTGCTCCAGCGGGACGCCGTCGGACCGGACGCGGGCGAGGTCCTCGACACCTTCGTGTGGTGGAACGGCGTGCGCAACCAGGACTTCGGCTACGCGGCCGCCGCCGGACTGATCAAGGGTGTGGTCAGCATCGGCCTGGTCCTCACCGCGAACAAGGTGGCCCATCTCATGGGCGAGCAGGGGGTGTACAAGAAGTGA
- a CDS encoding extracellular solute-binding protein codes for MTPNAASPSSGPSGTSRRSFLASTAVATAAVAGGMPLLAACGGADKGSREGTTSGKGAKKILPAYVASNVVSPDFPSKDGSAMGFTAKLDVATLKTSVPKKLGSGGKVSIMSPFWGSPPKGDNAYYTSMNALIGADVQWRNQDGNTYDQKLGAVLASSDVPDVVVVPGWNMMGKIPSAIISKFADLGPYLSGDKVKEYPNLAAIPSDAWQRSIFGGKLMGLPMPASYVQNIVPLYRKDLFDKQGWEVPRSADEFMALCKDITDPRAKRWACGDMKWTAFNTFGVISGGEKALAWTVVDGKLIHRMETPEYLEALEWTRKLFAAGYVHPDFKLGKSQATDPAPKFAAGEFLIWNNDISNWYGQQASQATQNPDFKVWGMDIWNHDGGDPTLWAANPAGIFAFVNRKASESVIRDALAVANVTAAPYGTKEWMMTNYGVEGTHYTLKDGVPVKNDKGNNEVINAYVMVASPAATIAHPDLPDYTKGMVEWQQRMGSFTKKSSFWGLQITEPSRYTNLSNDFEQLEDDIARGHKKIADMQQAISEWKKKGGDQLRDWYQKILDDNGPAAS; via the coding sequence ATGACGCCGAACGCCGCTTCCCCCTCTTCCGGTCCTTCCGGAACCAGCCGGAGAAGCTTCCTCGCCTCCACGGCGGTCGCCACCGCAGCGGTGGCGGGAGGGATGCCGCTGCTGGCCGCCTGCGGCGGCGCGGACAAGGGTTCGCGCGAGGGCACCACGTCGGGCAAGGGCGCCAAGAAGATCCTGCCCGCCTACGTCGCCAGCAACGTCGTGAGCCCGGACTTCCCGTCCAAGGACGGCTCGGCGATGGGCTTCACCGCCAAGCTCGACGTCGCGACGCTGAAGACCTCGGTGCCCAAGAAGCTCGGCAGCGGCGGCAAGGTCAGCATCATGTCGCCGTTCTGGGGCTCCCCGCCGAAGGGCGACAACGCCTACTACACGTCGATGAACGCCCTGATCGGCGCCGACGTCCAGTGGCGCAACCAGGACGGCAACACCTACGACCAGAAGCTCGGCGCGGTCCTCGCCTCCAGCGACGTGCCGGACGTGGTGGTCGTCCCCGGCTGGAACATGATGGGCAAGATACCCAGCGCCATCATCAGCAAGTTCGCCGACCTCGGCCCGTACCTGTCCGGCGACAAGGTCAAGGAGTACCCGAACCTCGCGGCGATCCCCAGCGACGCCTGGCAGCGCTCCATCTTCGGCGGCAAGCTGATGGGCCTGCCGATGCCGGCCTCGTACGTGCAGAACATCGTGCCCCTCTACCGCAAGGACCTCTTCGACAAGCAGGGCTGGGAAGTCCCGCGCTCCGCCGACGAGTTCATGGCCCTGTGCAAGGACATCACCGACCCCCGGGCCAAGCGGTGGGCCTGCGGCGACATGAAGTGGACCGCCTTCAACACCTTCGGCGTGATCAGCGGCGGCGAGAAGGCGCTCGCCTGGACCGTGGTCGACGGCAAGCTGATCCACCGCATGGAGACCCCGGAGTACCTCGAGGCGCTGGAGTGGACGCGCAAGCTGTTCGCCGCCGGCTACGTGCACCCCGACTTCAAGCTGGGCAAGAGCCAGGCCACCGACCCCGCCCCCAAGTTCGCCGCAGGCGAGTTCCTGATCTGGAACAACGACATCTCCAACTGGTACGGGCAGCAGGCCTCCCAGGCCACCCAGAACCCGGACTTCAAGGTCTGGGGCATGGACATCTGGAACCACGACGGGGGCGACCCGACACTGTGGGCCGCGAACCCGGCCGGCATCTTCGCCTTCGTCAACAGGAAGGCCTCCGAGTCCGTGATCCGGGACGCGCTCGCGGTCGCCAACGTCACCGCGGCGCCGTACGGCACCAAGGAGTGGATGATGACCAACTACGGCGTCGAGGGCACGCACTACACCCTCAAGGACGGCGTGCCGGTCAAGAACGACAAGGGCAACAACGAGGTCATCAACGCCTACGTCATGGTCGCGAGCCCGGCCGCGACCATCGCCCACCCCGACCTGCCCGACTACACCAAGGGCATGGTCGAGTGGCAGCAGCGGATGGGCTCCTTCACCAAGAAGTCCTCCTTCTGGGGCCTCCAGATCACCGAGCCGTCCCGCTACACCAACCTCTCCAACGACTTCGAGCAGTTGGAGGACGACATCGCCCGCGGCCACAAGAAGATCGCCGACATGCAGCAGGCCATCTCCGAGTGGAAGAAGAAGGGCGGGGACCAGCTGCGCGACTGGTACCAGAAGATCCTCGACGACAACGGCCCGGCGGCGAGCTGA
- a CDS encoding glycoside hydrolase family 3 C-terminal domain-containing protein produces the protein MTAHTPPTPPFRDPRLPFAKRIDDLLSRLTAEEKVSFLHQFVPAVERLGIGAFRTGQEALHGVAWMGPATVFPQAVGLGATWDTDLVRRVGEAVSREVRAMRALDDRVGLNVWSPTVNLLRHPLWGRNEEGYSEDPRLTSAIATAYTHGLRGDHPTYWRTAPVLKHWLAHNNETGRDVTSSSVRPRVLHEYDLRAFRAAVEAGAVAGVMPAYNLVNGRPNHVSPYLREQLRAWTEEELLVCSDAGAPSNLVDSEHYFDTHEEATAAALVAGVDSFTDHGTDASPIVARVEGALRQGLLTEADIDAAVRRQLSVRFRLGEFDPQDDPHAATGEFDTPAHRSLAREAAERAIVLLRNDGVLPLADGTRIAVVGLLADECKLDWYSGTLLHRSTPLEGLYERFGAERVEFAEGVDRVLVRTSAGTFLKVPHAPAATDEVRGAGGALDPALLAGRTDLPPLTTDATGTEFALVDWGEGVLTLRAPDGRYLSVAEDGYLRASADQPGGWVVQETFRLEPRADADGNTHGSGHLLRHLGTGRPVCVAADGVRVAGPDEEDAETVALVLLESGEDAVARAAAGAEVVVVVAGNDPHIHGRETEDRTTLRLPAHQERLLAAARAANPRTVLALVSAYPYAIEADGPAAVLWTAHGGQAAGTALARVLAGDVCPGGRLPQTWYADDADLPDLLDYDVIGSRQTYLYYEGTPLFPFGHGLSYASFSYADLAVRTGEGGVRVSCTVTNTGDMTADEVVQLYTRAVAPSVTRPRRELLGHRRVALAPGASAALSFDVPLSAFAFWDVSQGRWRLESGPYDVLVGASSEDVRLRTTVALEGEAAAPRPVRERGLDAADFDEQSGVEIVDRTKRAGDAVTPVGGGAGELLYRACDFGTDGGTTGVTVTASGAGTVRLSLDGGPVLAELTVAATAGPYDHVTVGAALTAEGVRDLRVGLRGPLRLAHVGFSG, from the coding sequence GTGACCGCACACACGCCGCCCACGCCGCCTTTCCGCGATCCTCGACTGCCGTTCGCGAAGCGCATCGACGACCTGCTGTCCCGGCTGACCGCCGAGGAGAAGGTCTCCTTCCTGCACCAGTTCGTGCCCGCCGTGGAGCGGCTCGGCATCGGCGCGTTCCGCACCGGGCAGGAGGCGCTGCACGGTGTCGCGTGGATGGGCCCGGCGACGGTGTTCCCGCAGGCCGTCGGCCTGGGCGCGACCTGGGACACCGATCTCGTGCGGCGCGTCGGTGAGGCGGTGTCGCGGGAGGTCCGGGCGATGCGTGCGCTCGACGACCGGGTCGGCCTGAACGTCTGGTCCCCCACCGTCAACCTGCTGCGCCACCCCCTGTGGGGGCGCAACGAGGAGGGCTACTCCGAGGACCCGCGGCTCACCTCGGCCATCGCCACCGCCTACACGCACGGGCTGCGCGGCGACCATCCGACGTACTGGCGCACCGCCCCCGTCCTCAAGCACTGGCTGGCCCACAACAACGAGACCGGCCGGGACGTCACCTCGTCCTCGGTCCGTCCCCGGGTGCTGCACGAGTACGACCTGCGGGCCTTCCGCGCGGCCGTCGAAGCGGGCGCCGTGGCCGGGGTGATGCCGGCGTACAACCTGGTCAACGGCCGCCCCAACCATGTCTCGCCGTATCTGCGCGAGCAGCTGCGCGCCTGGACCGAGGAGGAGCTGCTGGTCTGCTCGGACGCCGGGGCGCCGTCCAACCTGGTGGACTCCGAGCACTACTTCGACACCCACGAGGAGGCGACGGCGGCCGCGCTCGTCGCCGGCGTGGACAGCTTCACCGACCACGGCACGGACGCTTCGCCGATCGTCGCCCGGGTCGAGGGGGCCCTCCGGCAGGGGCTGCTGACCGAGGCCGACATCGACGCGGCGGTCCGCCGTCAGCTCTCGGTCCGCTTCCGGCTGGGCGAGTTCGACCCGCAGGACGACCCGCACGCGGCCACCGGTGAGTTCGACACGCCGGCCCACCGCTCGCTGGCCCGGGAGGCGGCCGAGCGGGCGATCGTCCTGCTGCGCAACGACGGTGTGCTGCCACTGGCCGACGGCACCCGGATCGCGGTGGTCGGCCTGCTCGCCGACGAGTGCAAGCTCGACTGGTACAGCGGCACACTGCTGCACCGTTCGACTCCCCTGGAGGGCCTGTACGAACGGTTCGGCGCGGAGCGCGTGGAGTTCGCGGAGGGCGTGGACCGGGTCCTGGTCCGGACGTCCGCGGGCACGTTCCTCAAGGTCCCCCACGCCCCCGCGGCGACGGACGAGGTGCGCGGCGCCGGGGGCGCGCTCGATCCGGCGCTGCTCGCGGGCCGCACCGACCTGCCGCCCCTGACGACGGACGCGACCGGCACGGAGTTCGCGCTCGTCGACTGGGGCGAGGGGGTGCTGACGCTGCGGGCGCCCGACGGCCGCTACCTGTCCGTCGCCGAGGACGGGTATCTGCGCGCCTCCGCCGACCAGCCCGGCGGCTGGGTCGTCCAGGAGACGTTCCGCCTGGAACCGCGCGCGGACGCCGACGGGAACACCCACGGCAGCGGTCACCTCCTGCGGCATCTGGGCACGGGTCGCCCCGTCTGTGTCGCCGCCGACGGCGTCCGGGTTGCCGGGCCGGACGAGGAGGACGCCGAGACGGTCGCGCTGGTCCTTCTCGAGTCCGGCGAGGACGCGGTGGCCCGGGCGGCGGCGGGCGCGGAGGTCGTCGTGGTCGTGGCGGGCAACGACCCGCACATCCACGGCAGGGAGACCGAGGACCGCACCACGCTGCGGCTGCCGGCCCACCAGGAGCGGCTGCTCGCGGCCGCCCGGGCGGCCAACCCGCGCACGGTGCTGGCCCTGGTGTCGGCGTACCCGTACGCGATCGAGGCGGACGGCCCGGCCGCGGTGCTCTGGACGGCGCACGGCGGCCAGGCCGCCGGCACCGCCCTCGCGCGGGTGCTGGCCGGCGACGTCTGCCCGGGCGGGCGCCTCCCGCAGACCTGGTACGCCGACGACGCCGATCTGCCCGACCTCCTCGACTACGACGTCATCGGCTCCCGGCAGACGTACCTCTACTACGAGGGCACTCCGCTGTTCCCGTTCGGGCACGGCCTGTCGTACGCGTCGTTCTCCTACGCGGACCTGGCCGTGCGGACCGGGGAAGGCGGGGTGCGGGTCTCCTGCACGGTGACCAACACCGGGGACATGACGGCCGACGAGGTCGTCCAGCTCTACACCCGTGCCGTGGCCCCCTCGGTCACCCGACCGCGGCGCGAGCTGCTCGGCCACCGCCGGGTGGCGCTGGCCCCGGGCGCGAGCGCGGCACTCTCCTTCGACGTCCCGCTGTCCGCGTTCGCGTTCTGGGACGTGTCGCAGGGCCGGTGGCGCCTGGAGTCCGGCCCGTACGACGTCCTGGTCGGCGCGTCCAGCGAGGACGTCAGGCTGCGGACGACGGTCGCGCTGGAGGGCGAGGCGGCCGCCCCGCGCCCGGTCCGCGAACGGGGCCTGGACGCCGCCGACTTCGACGAGCAGAGCGGCGTCGAGATCGTCGACCGTACGAAGCGGGCGGGCGACGCGGTGACGCCCGTCGGCGGCGGGGCGGGCGAACTGCTCTACCGGGCCTGCGACTTCGGGACGGACGGCGGCACGACGGGCGTCACGGTGACGGCGTCCGGAGCGGGCACGGTACGGCTGTCCCTGGACGGCGGTCCGGTCCTGGCCGAACTGACGGTGGCCGCCACCGCGGGGCCGTACGACCACGTCACCGTCGGGGCCGCCCTGACCGCCGAGGGCGTCCGCGACCTGCGCGTCGGACTGCGCGGCCCGCTGCGGCTCGCGCACGTCGGCTTCTCCGGTTGA
- a CDS encoding aldehyde dehydrogenase family protein has product MSQEKNVGAAHAFWLAGRQVTGEDGFDVTSPWDGRLVARVSVPTDAQVEEAVAAAYAVRDEFAATPAHVRAAALDHVSKRLAERTEEIALLISAENGKPIKWARGEVGRAVSVFRFAAEEARRFNGGEAQRLDTDAGGQGRLALTRRFPKGVVLGIAPFNFPLNLCAHKVAPAIAAGAPIILKPAPATPLSGLILGDLLAETELPAGSWSILPVANDRMPALVQDERLPVISFTGSEKVGYAIMDSVPRKHCTLELGGNGAAVVLGDFASDADLDWAATRIATFSNYQGGQSCISVQRVVVDASVHDRLLPRIVAAVEAQVTGDPADDRTDVGPLVSEDAAKRVETWVDEAVAAGASLLAGGKRDGASYAPTVLTDVPADTTLAREEVFGPVLTVTKVDGEAEAFAAVNSSKYGLQAGVFTHDLQVAFRAHRALEVGGVIIGDVPSYRADQMPYGGAKQSGVGREGVRFAMEDYTYERVLVLTGLAL; this is encoded by the coding sequence ATGTCCCAGGAAAAGAACGTGGGGGCCGCCCACGCCTTCTGGCTCGCCGGCCGCCAGGTCACCGGCGAGGACGGCTTCGACGTCACCTCCCCGTGGGACGGCCGGCTCGTCGCCCGGGTCAGCGTGCCGACGGACGCCCAGGTCGAGGAGGCCGTGGCCGCCGCGTACGCCGTGCGCGACGAGTTCGCCGCCACCCCGGCCCATGTGCGCGCCGCCGCCCTCGACCACGTCAGCAAGCGGCTCGCCGAGCGCACCGAGGAGATCGCCCTGCTGATCTCCGCGGAGAACGGCAAGCCGATCAAGTGGGCGCGCGGCGAGGTCGGCCGGGCCGTGTCCGTGTTCCGGTTCGCGGCCGAGGAGGCCCGCCGCTTCAACGGGGGCGAGGCCCAGCGCCTCGACACCGACGCCGGCGGCCAGGGACGTCTCGCCCTCACCCGGCGCTTCCCCAAGGGGGTCGTGCTCGGCATCGCGCCGTTCAACTTCCCGCTGAACCTGTGCGCACACAAGGTCGCCCCGGCGATCGCGGCCGGCGCCCCGATCATCCTCAAGCCGGCCCCCGCGACCCCGCTGTCCGGCCTGATCCTCGGCGACCTGCTCGCCGAGACCGAGCTGCCGGCCGGTTCCTGGAGCATCCTCCCGGTCGCCAACGACCGCATGCCGGCCCTCGTCCAGGACGAGCGTCTGCCGGTCATCTCCTTCACCGGCTCCGAGAAGGTCGGTTACGCGATCATGGACTCGGTGCCGCGCAAGCACTGCACCCTGGAGCTGGGCGGCAACGGCGCGGCCGTCGTCCTCGGCGACTTCGCGAGCGACGCCGACCTCGACTGGGCGGCCACCCGCATCGCGACCTTCTCCAACTACCAGGGCGGCCAGTCCTGCATCTCGGTGCAGCGGGTCGTCGTGGACGCCTCCGTCCACGACCGGCTCCTCCCGCGGATCGTCGCCGCCGTCGAGGCCCAGGTCACCGGCGACCCCGCCGACGACCGCACCGACGTCGGCCCGCTGGTCAGCGAGGACGCGGCCAAGCGCGTCGAGACCTGGGTGGACGAGGCCGTCGCGGCGGGCGCCTCCCTCCTCGCCGGCGGCAAGCGCGACGGCGCCTCCTACGCGCCCACCGTCCTCACCGATGTGCCGGCCGACACCACCCTGGCCCGCGAGGAGGTCTTCGGACCGGTCCTCACGGTGACGAAGGTGGACGGCGAGGCCGAGGCCTTCGCCGCCGTCAACTCCTCCAAGTACGGCCTCCAGGCGGGTGTCTTCACGCATGACCTCCAGGTCGCCTTCCGCGCCCACCGCGCGCTGGAGGTCGGCGGAGTCATCATCGGCGACGTGCCCTCCTACCGGGCCGACCAGATGCCGTACGGCGGCGCCAAGCAGTCCGGCGTGGGCCGCGAGGGTGTGCGGTTCGCGATGGAGGACTACACCTACGAGCGGGTGCTGGTCCTGACGGGGCTCGCCCTCTAG
- a CDS encoding phosphatase PAP2 family protein, with the protein MPSRPSRALLGLLPPAVVLALITWQVAADGPLLRTDERLSHALVRPDRFSELLSDLGEVQIAVPALVLVVGYAAWRGRAAGAARWWAPSLAALALMALVPLIVVPLKEWTDRPGTPAVPPATGYYPSGHTATAGVAYGSAVLVLLPWLRTPAARRLAVATGALLVAAVSFGLVRRGYHWPLDVVASWCLCAVLLGALRLRLAADALRVGRRPACAPARPRQSGAPRPPTRTTRTSEPSASRTYGGARKPQDTP; encoded by the coding sequence ATGCCGTCCCGCCCGAGCCGCGCCCTCCTGGGCCTCCTGCCGCCCGCCGTCGTCCTCGCGCTGATCACCTGGCAGGTCGCCGCCGACGGGCCGCTCCTGCGCACGGACGAGCGCCTGAGCCACGCGCTCGTCCGGCCCGACCGGTTCTCCGAACTGCTGTCCGACCTGGGCGAGGTGCAGATCGCGGTGCCCGCCCTGGTGCTGGTCGTCGGATACGCGGCCTGGCGGGGGAGAGCGGCGGGTGCGGCGCGGTGGTGGGCGCCGTCCCTCGCGGCGCTCGCGCTGATGGCGCTGGTGCCGCTGATCGTCGTCCCCCTGAAGGAGTGGACCGACCGGCCCGGCACGCCCGCCGTGCCCCCGGCCACCGGCTACTACCCCTCCGGGCACACCGCGACGGCCGGCGTCGCCTACGGCTCGGCCGTGCTGGTCCTGCTGCCGTGGCTGCGCACGCCGGCCGCCCGGCGGCTGGCCGTCGCCACGGGCGCCCTCCTCGTCGCGGCTGTCTCCTTCGGGCTGGTGCGGCGCGGCTACCACTGGCCGCTGGACGTCGTGGCCAGCTGGTGTCTGTGCGCCGTGCTGCTCGGCGCACTGCGGCTGCGGCTCGCGGCGGACGCGCTCCGGGTCGGGCGCCGGCCGGCGTGCGCACCGGCCCGACCGCGCCAATCCGGCGCACCCCGGCCGCCCACCCGTACGACTCGGACAAGCGAACCTTCGGCTTCCCGGACCTACGGTGGAGCACGAAAACCACAGGACACCCCCTAA
- the gabT gene encoding 4-aminobutyrate--2-oxoglutarate transaminase has translation MTALPQERRIVTAIPGPKSQELQSRRTAAVAAGVGSVLPVFTTRAGGGIIEDVDGNRLIDFGSGIAVTSVGASAEAVVRRATAQLADFTHTCFMVTPYEGYVEVAEALAELTPGDHAKKSALFNSGAEAVENAVKIARAYTKRQAVVVFDHGYHGRTNLTMALTAKNMPYKHGFGPFAPEVYRVPVAYGYRWPTGAENAGPEAAAQAIDEITKQVGADNVAAIIIEPVLGEGGFIEPAKGFLPAISKFASDNGIVFVADEIQSGFCRTGQWFACEDEGIVPDLITTAKGIAGGLPLAAVTGRAEIMDAPHAGGLGGTYGGNPVACAGALGAIETMKELDLNARAKNIEAVMKGRLSAMAEKFDVIGDIRGRGAMIAIELVKDRATKEPNPEATAALAKACHQEGLLVLTCGTYGNVLRFLPPLVIGEDLLNEGLDIIEQAFARI, from the coding sequence ATGACCGCCCTTCCGCAGGAGCGCCGCATCGTCACCGCCATCCCCGGCCCGAAGTCGCAGGAGCTCCAGTCCCGCCGCACGGCCGCGGTCGCGGCCGGCGTCGGTTCGGTGCTCCCCGTGTTCACCACGCGCGCGGGCGGCGGCATCATCGAGGACGTCGACGGCAACCGCCTGATCGACTTCGGCTCCGGCATCGCGGTCACGTCGGTCGGCGCCTCCGCCGAGGCCGTCGTGCGCCGGGCCACCGCGCAGCTCGCCGACTTCACCCACACCTGTTTCATGGTCACCCCCTACGAGGGCTACGTGGAGGTCGCCGAGGCGCTCGCCGAGCTCACCCCGGGCGACCACGCCAAGAAGTCCGCGCTGTTCAACAGCGGCGCCGAGGCCGTCGAGAACGCCGTCAAGATCGCGCGGGCGTACACCAAGCGGCAGGCGGTCGTCGTCTTCGACCACGGCTACCACGGCCGCACCAACCTCACCATGGCGCTGACCGCGAAGAACATGCCGTACAAGCACGGCTTCGGCCCGTTCGCGCCCGAGGTCTACCGCGTCCCGGTCGCCTACGGCTACCGCTGGCCCACCGGCGCCGAGAACGCGGGACCCGAGGCCGCCGCGCAGGCCATCGACGAGATCACCAAGCAGGTCGGCGCGGACAACGTGGCCGCGATCATCATCGAGCCGGTGCTCGGCGAGGGCGGCTTCATCGAGCCCGCCAAGGGCTTCCTGCCGGCCATCAGCAAGTTCGCCTCCGACAACGGCATCGTCTTCGTCGCCGACGAGATCCAGTCCGGCTTCTGCCGCACCGGCCAGTGGTTCGCCTGCGAGGACGAGGGCATCGTCCCGGACCTGATCACGACCGCCAAGGGCATCGCGGGCGGTCTGCCGCTCGCCGCCGTGACCGGCCGCGCCGAGATCATGGACGCCCCGCACGCGGGCGGCCTGGGCGGCACCTACGGCGGCAACCCGGTCGCCTGCGCCGGCGCGCTCGGTGCGATCGAGACGATGAAGGAGCTCGACCTCAACGCCCGGGCGAAGAACATCGAGGCCGTCATGAAGGGCCGCCTCTCCGCCATGGCCGAGAAGTTCGACGTCATCGGCGACATCCGCGGCCGCGGCGCGATGATCGCGATCGAGCTGGTCAAGGACCGCGCGACCAAGGAACCGAACCCCGAGGCGACCGCCGCGCTCGCCAAGGCGTGCCACCAGGAGGGCCTGCTCGTCCTGACGTGCGGCACCTACGGCAACGTGCTGCGCTTCCTGCCGCCGCTGGTCATCGGGGAGGACCTGCTGAACGAGGGCCTCGACATCATCGAGCAGGCTTTCGCGCGCATCTGA